The following are from one region of the Zonotrichia leucophrys gambelii isolate GWCS_2022_RI chromosome 1A, RI_Zleu_2.0, whole genome shotgun sequence genome:
- the FMC1 gene encoding protein FMC1 homolog, which yields MAALGAPLRTLRALLRELRHAAGRSYRDCPAYRHVLAGFRAHRVTSEKLCRAQQELHFQAATYLCLLRSVREHEALHREYHGRGERSPQEVAGLVGFRLPQQPGGKG from the exons ATGGCGGCGCTGGGAGCCCCGCTGCGCACCCTGCGCGCGCTCTTGCGCGAGCTGCGCCACGCCGCCGGCCGCTCCTATCGCGACTGCCCCGCCTATCGGCACGTGCTCGCGGGCTTCCGCGCGCACCGG GTGACCAGCGAGAAGCTGTGCCgggcccagcaggagctgcacttcCAGGCCGCCACCTACCTGTGCCTGCTGCGCAGCGTCCGGGAGCACGAGGCCCTGCACCGCGAGTACCACGGCAGGGGAGAGCGCTCGCCGCAGGAGGTCGCTGGGCTCGTGGGCTTCAGACTGCCGCAGCAGCcgggagggaagggctga